Part of the Chloroflexota bacterium genome is shown below.
ATTCCTCAGCGGAAGTCTATAGCGCTATTAGCCACGATATTGCAGTCCGATGACGGTTGAGAAAACTTGGTTATAATCAGTCTGGGACTATTGCGGGAGTACTCTACTTCAAGACATGCCTTCAAGTTCCCCTCCAGAGTGGTACGTACCCCGCATTAGTGCGATAAACCCCACCGGCCCGGAGATTGCGTTGGCGGTGGGCGAAACGGTCGAGTTGAGTGTGGAGATCGAGCCTTGGCAGACGGTGCCTGCGGAGCAGGCGTGGCAGCGGCGGGGGCAGCCGGTGCTTTCCACCACGAACACCAGGCAGGACTGGTCACGGGTGATGCTCTACATGCCGCGGGTCATTCGCGCCGACGGCCTTTACAAGATGTGGTACGTTGCCACGTCCGGCCCGCCGCGGCCCGCCAACTGCAGTTTAGGCTACGCCACCTCGCTTGACGGCATCCATTGGGAAGAGTATCCCGGCAACCCCATCGTAACCGATGAAGACTTGCAGAAGGCCGGCGGCTGGGGCTGGTGCTTTCAGAGTCCCTTTGTGCTCTACGACCTGGAAGAGCGGAAGTACCGCATGTGGTTCTCCGCGCTCACCCACTGGGAGCAGACCGACGACGGCGAGCTCGTCGAGATGACGCAGCAGGTGGGCTATGCCGAGAGCCCCGACGGCATTGCGTGGGACATCCACCCGGAGCCGGTCACGCGCAGCGGACGCTGCGCCTCCGTTATCCAGGAAGCCGACGGCACCTTCACCATGTGGGCGAACGCCCGGCCGCTGGGCGATCCCGATCCCAGTTCGATCTACGGTCACATCATGCTCTTGCGCTCATCCGACGGCATTCACTGGGAGGAGATTGCCGACGTCATTCAACCGGAAGGCATCTACAAGTCGTGCGTCTATCCGCACGTCATACGCGACGGTCCGGGATTCGTCATGTGGCATGGCGGCCACCGCGAGAGTCTGCGGGATGACGTAGCGTTTGCGCGGGGTAAACTCGACGACGCCTATGGTGACTGGTTCGACCTCACCATTGCCCGTTCGGCGGACGGCAGGGAGTGGACGGATCGCCCCGGGTATCCCGTGTTCCCACCTAGCGCGGACAAGCATGCATTCGACGCCCGCTATACCTCGACGCCCCACGTGCTCAAACTGCCCGGCCGCTACGTGCTCTACTACTCCGCCCGCGACATGCTGGAGGGCTGGGTGCAGGCCGACGGCACCCCAGGCCCCGGCCGGGGTTTCGCCTACCGCCACATCGGCTACGCGACGCTCGACGTTGCTGAGCACACCGATCCCACGCTCCGATTCGAATGGTCGGTTGACGGCAAGTCGTTTGTCTCACATCGGACGGCTACTCTTCAATACCGCCCGCAGATTCCAGGGACACAATACGTCACCTGCCGCGTGCAAAACGCCAACGGCGCGAACACCTACACCTGGAAACTCGTCGTAGGTGTTTAAGCTCCTTAGACTAGTGTAAAATAGCGGCCATGAGTAGTCTTTCTGTTATGCCCAAGTTTCTCGCTGTTGACTTCTATTGCGGCGCTGGCGGAACCACCCGTGGCTTACTCAATGCCGACGGCTATGTTATTGCCGGAATCGACAACGATGTCGACTGTCAAGAGACCTATCAGCACAATAACATCAATTCGACATTGGATGCTGCTGTCCCCGCCTTCCTAGCCAACGACATGTTTCCCTCGTCTGTTGAGTATCCTCAGGGGCAACAGCATGAGGTGATGGCTAAGCTGGGAGAACTGATCCCACGCTATCGCGAAGCGGCAAAGAACGTACCCTTAATGTTCGCCATTTGTGCTCCATGTCAGTCCTTTAACAAGTTCGTTCAGCGGCGACTAACCGAGGGCAGAATCAGTGGCCGTGACCGTGAGCAAGACCTGCTTGCGCAAACTCTTGGGTTCATCGAACGTTTTCAGCCAGAGATGATTGTGTCCGAGAATGTGGCGACCATCAGGCGTGGCAGATACCGGAGAGTCTGGGAGTCTTTTCAACTTGCGCTGCGTGGCTTGGGATACGTTGTCGGAGAGGACACCGTTTGCGCGTCACGATTCGGAGTCGCGCAGCGCCGTCGTCGTTCAATTCTACTGGCCTACAGGAGTCAACATGGACTGAATCCCATTTTCAATCCGCCCATACCCTATCGTGACCCGGAAGCGTCGCAAATCTCCACGCATGATGCCATAGGACACTTACCTTCTCTTCAAGCTGGGGAAAGCCGTGATGGAATACCCAACCACGTATGTAGGAACTTGACGGAGATAAACCGTTGGCGCTTGATGTCGGTCAAACCAGGGGAACCAAATTTTGGCTTTGCGAAGAGCGAATTCGGGGACCTATCGCTGGAATGTCACCGTCGGCTAAGAGATGAAGGAAAGACAGGCTTTGGAGACGTATATACTCGAATGCATCCAGATCGTCCCGCTCCAACAATCACCACCAGATTCCACAGTGTGTCCAATGGGCGCTTTGGGCACTACGATGTAAGCCAAGTTCGAGCCCTTTCGCTTCGTGAGGGTGCTGCGCTGCAGTCATTTAGCGATGATTATGAATTCTTTGGGAGTGGCATGGATATCATCGCGAAGATGATCGGAAATGCTGTTCCGCCAAAGCTATCCGCCTTTATGGCAGGGTGGGTTTTTGGGCTATGGAATGACACAGCGAGCGACCTGAAGCTTAGTTTAGGAGGATAGCGATCAACAGTAAAGACCTATGCTTTCGTATTCTTCGAGCCGAGTCCGAGAAGGAAGTCTCAGCCATCATTGAATCAGAACCGATCCTATCGGATGCCAGTAACTGGCATCCGATAGATGGCAGGGAAACAAACTTCAATGTAGTTACAAACCAGGCTTCTACCGGCAGCAAAGCTCTTACTGAGTTATGCACAAACATGGTGGATGCCGTTCTTATGAAATATGCCTATAAGAAAGGTATTGACCTCACTGGCCCCGATGCACCGAAAACCGTGATAGACGGGGTTCGGGATCTCGTTCGACTCAAAGGGGCTCATAGCGGCATTCTGGCCGAAGTTGATGACGAAAGCTATCTGAGAGATTTTGCGGAGAGAAACCTAGTTATCGGTGTGACCGGCGGCACTCGTCGCGAAGATTCGCTTTGCTTTACGTTCGTTGACAATGGCGAAGGGCAGCACGCTAAGGACTTCGAAGATACATTCTTGTCCCTCAGTAAGGGCAATAAATCAGACATTCCCTTTGTGCAGGGTAAATACAACATGGGGTCTTCTGGAGTTCTGAACTACTGCGGAAGGCGATGGTACAAGTTGATAATTTCGCGCCGCTATGATGAGAGTGGTAATTGGGGATGGACTTTGGTACGCCGTCGTTCTGAAGCAAGCACGCCTATAGCCGAGTACTTTAGGCCTGTTGAGGGCATACCGTCTTTTCTAGGCTCGGTGCTGCACCCCCTAAAGCTTCAAAGTGGTGAGCCTGATTATAAGGTTCATCTTTCTTCTGGAACCATCATTAAGCTGTTCGATTACTACATGGAGTCTGCGGCGAGCTTTAGAAACATCAGAGAGTCGATTAACGAGAACTTAGTCTCGACAATTTTGCCATTTCGATTGATGGATTACCGATGGGCTCCGCAGCGAACAGGACGAAGAAAAGAAGGTGTTGACGAGCGGCCATTCTATGGAATGGAATTTCTGTTATTGCGCAAAGAACCTGAAGATGTGGCCGAGTTTGAATCACAAGGCCAAGTGTATGAACCTAGACACGCTCAGCACATTGGAGACGATACTCACCCGGATCTGGGACACATATCCGTTAGCGCGATCGTGCTAGAGCGGGATCTACCGGGTTGGCTGAAGGCCCCACGCAATAATTCCAGGGTGTTTCACGCGGTTAATGGGCAAGTACAGTTCAAGGATAGTCGCGGCTATCTGTCACAGACTTGCAGGTTACCGGGGCTCAAGGACCGGATTGTCGTTATCGTGGATGCCAGCAACTTGTCTGAGGCCGCGCACAACGATGTGTGGAAGAGTGACCGGGAAAACATCCGGGTGACCGAAATTGGTCAGAGCTATAGAGACAGAGTCACTGAGTTGATAAGGAAATCGGATTACTTGAAGGAGCTTCAGCGCCGAATTGCGCGGGAAGAGACGGAAAAGGTAGCCCAGGAAGGACAAGTAGCGCTTTTTCAGGACTTAGTGGATACTGATCCAAGCATCGCGCAATTGTTGCCTGGTGGTGAATTGGTAAAGTTGCAGGGGGATGTTGGCAGGGCCAGGAAAGAGGATGAGGAATGGGAAGGCAAATACAGCCCGACGTTCCTGGAGTTGATAGGTAGATCAGTAAGGCAAGAAGGTGCAGAAATTGCCTTTGACGGCTTGCGAAGATTGACATTCAAGACAGACGTGGACAACGACTACCTAACCCGGCCCGACAATAGGGGGAGAGTGTCTGTTACTGCGGGCGTAGATGACAAGTTTTCTTACTCTACCGCCCTTCGCAATGGTCAACTTACTATCACGTTTCAATCTTTA
Proteins encoded:
- a CDS encoding DNA cytosine methyltransferase, which gives rise to MPKFLAVDFYCGAGGTTRGLLNADGYVIAGIDNDVDCQETYQHNNINSTLDAAVPAFLANDMFPSSVEYPQGQQHEVMAKLGELIPRYREAAKNVPLMFAICAPCQSFNKFVQRRLTEGRISGRDREQDLLAQTLGFIERFQPEMIVSENVATIRRGRYRRVWESFQLALRGLGYVVGEDTVCASRFGVAQRRRRSILLAYRSQHGLNPIFNPPIPYRDPEASQISTHDAIGHLPSLQAGESRDGIPNHVCRNLTEINRWRLMSVKPGEPNFGFAKSEFGDLSLECHRRLRDEGKTGFGDVYTRMHPDRPAPTITTRFHSVSNGRFGHYDVSQVRALSLREGAALQSFSDDYEFFGSGMDIIAKMIGNAVPPKLSAFMAGWVFGLWNDTASDLKLSLGG